A DNA window from Bradyrhizobium sp. CCBAU 53421 contains the following coding sequences:
- a CDS encoding MFS transporter yields MSSESQIPIAAKVASRRFARSLAAFYATTFGMTGVHLPFFTVWLKAIGIDATWIGIITAVPPVTRFTVLPLITAAAERRQMLRGALIATGFATALGFAVIGTQHQPFVLLAVYALTCCVWTPLVPLTDAYALRGVRQFGLSYGPLRLWGSAAFAVCALVSGFLLRYVAEVDLIWIITAVTVLGALVGLTLRPLGRPAATVAHAGGVPRLLRNPTFLAIIVSSALIQGSHGAYYIFASIAWQQAGFSGLTIAVLWVLGVIAEIVLFAASPRFTLPSAVLVMIAAASAVARWAITAQDPPLAVLAVVQLGHGLSFGLTQVGIMGLMVHHVPPHVMARAQGYLTACGGIVASTTAIVSGMVYARFGLGVYDMMAAMAATGGLVMWLARHRFVVATKPDTGSG; encoded by the coding sequence CCGAATCACAAATCCCCATCGCAGCCAAAGTTGCGTCGCGGCGATTCGCGCGCAGCCTCGCGGCATTCTATGCCACGACGTTCGGGATGACCGGTGTCCACCTGCCTTTCTTCACGGTGTGGCTGAAGGCGATCGGGATCGATGCCACCTGGATCGGCATCATCACCGCGGTCCCGCCGGTGACGCGCTTCACCGTGCTGCCGCTGATTACCGCGGCGGCGGAGCGCCGCCAGATGCTGCGCGGCGCGCTGATCGCCACCGGATTCGCCACGGCGCTCGGCTTTGCTGTGATCGGCACCCAGCACCAGCCCTTCGTGCTGCTCGCGGTCTATGCGCTGACCTGCTGCGTGTGGACGCCGCTGGTGCCGCTCACCGACGCCTATGCGCTACGCGGCGTCAGGCAATTCGGCCTCAGCTACGGGCCGCTGCGGCTGTGGGGTTCGGCGGCCTTCGCGGTCTGCGCACTCGTGAGCGGGTTCCTGCTGCGCTATGTCGCGGAGGTCGATCTGATCTGGATCATCACGGCCGTGACCGTGCTCGGCGCGCTCGTCGGGCTGACATTACGTCCGCTGGGCCGCCCGGCGGCCACCGTCGCGCATGCGGGTGGCGTGCCGAGGCTGCTGCGCAATCCGACCTTCCTCGCCATCATCGTGTCCTCGGCGCTGATCCAGGGCAGCCACGGCGCCTATTACATCTTCGCATCGATTGCCTGGCAGCAGGCCGGTTTCAGCGGCCTGACCATCGCGGTCCTCTGGGTGCTCGGCGTGATCGCAGAGATCGTGCTGTTTGCGGCCTCGCCGCGCTTCACGCTGCCGTCGGCGGTGCTGGTGATGATCGCGGCCGCCAGCGCCGTCGCGCGCTGGGCGATCACCGCGCAGGATCCGCCGCTTGCGGTGCTGGCGGTGGTCCAGCTCGGACATGGGCTCAGCTTCGGCCTGACTCAGGTCGGCATCATGGGGTTGATGGTGCATCACGTGCCGCCTCATGTGATGGCGCGCGCGCAAGGCTATCTCACCGCCTGCGGCGGCATCGTCGCGAGCACCACGGCGATCGTCAGCGGCATGGTCTATGCGCGCTTCGGGCTCGGCGTCTATGACATGATGGCCGCGATGGCGGCGACCGGCGGGCTGGTGATGTGGCTGGCGCGGCATAGGTTCGTCGTTGCGACCAAGCCGGATACCGGTTCAGGCTAG
- a CDS encoding MlaD family protein, with amino-acid sequence METRANYVLIGAFTLAVIAAAFGFVLWFQSLHTTKQRSPLRVIFEGPASGLRNGGNVNFNGIRIGEVVSVKLDNPRRVVALAMIENNAPLRKDTLVGLEFQGLTGVAAISLKGGEEAAPPVPLDEDGIPVLTADPNALQDVTEAIRATLQNVNRIVADNQQSVKNSLKNLEVFTQALARNSEKIDNVMLKVDGVMGKADNLMLGLNAIAGGNNGSELNLMVKSIRELADNVDKRTNLLINDGRRTLSDISRAVNNFDRNPSRVIFGGSNNAAPEPAPAPAAAPAGPRRRQQ; translated from the coding sequence ATGGAAACGCGGGCGAACTACGTCTTGATCGGGGCTTTCACGCTGGCGGTGATCGCCGCGGCGTTCGGCTTCGTGTTGTGGTTCCAGAGCCTGCACACCACCAAGCAGCGCAGCCCCTTGCGGGTAATCTTCGAGGGGCCGGCGTCGGGCCTGCGCAATGGCGGCAACGTCAATTTTAACGGTATCCGGATAGGGGAAGTGGTCTCGGTCAAGCTCGACAACCCGAGACGCGTGGTCGCGCTGGCGATGATCGAGAACAACGCACCGCTGCGCAAGGACACCCTGGTCGGCCTCGAATTCCAGGGCCTGACCGGCGTCGCCGCGATCTCGCTGAAGGGCGGCGAGGAGGCCGCCCCGCCGGTGCCGCTGGATGAGGACGGCATCCCGGTTCTGACCGCCGATCCGAACGCGCTGCAGGACGTCACCGAGGCGATCCGTGCCACCTTGCAGAACGTCAACCGCATCGTCGCCGACAACCAGCAGTCGGTGAAGAATTCGCTGAAGAATCTCGAGGTCTTCACCCAGGCCTTGGCGCGCAATTCCGAGAAGATCGACAACGTGATGCTCAAGGTCGACGGCGTGATGGGCAAGGCCGACAATCTGATGCTGGGCCTCAATGCGATCGCCGGCGGCAACAACGGCAGCGAGTTGAACCTGATGGTGAAGTCGATCCGCGAGCTCGCCGACAACGTCGACAAGCGTACCAATCTCCTGATCAACGACGGCCGCCGCACGCTGTCCGACATCAGCCGCGCCGTGAACAATTTCGATCGCAATCCGAGCCGGGTGATCTTCGGCGGCAGCAACAACGCCGCGCCCGAGCCTGCGCCGGCTCCCGCCGCAGCACCGGCCGGGCCGCGGCGGCGGCAGCAGTGA
- a CDS encoding negative regulator of septation ring formation: MANTPKKVKDPTEVALSAIQEALNISEQGAENRSPLNDGAAPPNLPPPAPDFSAASFDQRPNTDRSVFEQIEEPRAPRRAANDDRETIGQMLQTLQGGRARNAFTLFFVCSGAWLLGGVILTIAFWPALQASMAQGTGVLVLAGLAALFAVPILLFYYLASLAAHGQRMQMIAQSMAQVAMRFSEPENAAADSMVTVGQAIRREVAAMGDGVERAIARAGELETLVANEVAALERAYSDNEVRIRALLQDIAHQRDNLVGQAEQVRSAISGVQIDLRHDIALISDAIASRVDEVAKSITGALEERGQHITTALSHAGDNMILALGERGGDLLDRLEEASAETTRAVMDASERLTTSLNFKTGHVHDEFVDLADRVHEMLNERVDRITGEFEQRSSAIVDGISDRTEEVHDSLKNSADSLLLELELRSNDLVSKIDDAGNRLAGQIMTSGDRASEALDVTVNSLVAKVVGQTETAHDSLSLQMSAFDDLVKNHGSELAEKFARDSGTLGALITRHISEFDRTVKTFGGDIVERMGQRTQDIADSLKTYVDTFDNRVTSNSGEITASLDQRLLQFETTLGSRVTNLDASLTDKLSSFDSSLATKIGSFDGRLQSLDDAIDGRMRTLEVTFESRAKSVTDTIDGHLGTLATQLTEGATQAIHSIDSRLGLLTTTLTEGTVQAIAAVDHRISGVTETIDGHSNRLVDTINGHSTRLADTINGHNSRLVETISGHSSNLTDTISARFADIQQGIESSVGVIAGDIDTRVAQFEDLLGSRVEAVAGRIESSGRQASEDMMSRAELLSSSIKSHVEDAERSLTNLVVNTSETIQTGARTAQQALLSVSADVGNQLKQSSAEVESVLTAVGTSAANSILTSARDAQVSLVSASGDVASQIKSLSEDVERTLQAAGSATAASVLSGARDAQTTLVSASIEAASQVKSLASDVEQSLSMAGSAAAEAIMTGAREAQTTLISTSTDVTGQVKSLASDVERSLSMAGSATAEAVVASAREAQSMLAGASTEATNLARTLAGDIQHSLSTAGSGTAEAIVASAREAQSTLAAASTDATNVVRTLAADIQHSLSTAGSATAESIVASAREAQSTLAGASTDATNLVRTLAADIERSLSMAGSATAEAVVASAREAQSTLAGASTEAADLVRSLAADMERSLSMAGSATAESITSGAREAQSMLVNASTESATKVTALAADIQRALSMAGSGTIEVLTAGAREAQNTLVTASTEAANHVKSLAADVERTLTSVGTNTAQTILGSARDAQTSFVSTSSEAASQMRAISVEIERSLTAASAETAQAILGSAREAQSSFAATSADAAAQIRTLSTDIERALGSVTAKTTDNIQTSAQNAQAALINMSNEVSTKVKTTSADIERSVLSASSAFGSAMTGKTDEIVTYVQQQTERLSQMVDGRRGSLVEALTAKTTQLSNDMDRATADALKAIETRGLAFSQSMAAHGGDVARNITSAGDQATGAVAKSLKELEQASRAAIDQSRQVSISAVTEMQETSKILRTDTVALFERLREGNILLQEVLTGAHDNLNSLERALVTRVADFVSAMNDVTSRNGVATQTLEDQLSVFNSKTGKALEDLGALSSQFETHGKALIEAAAVVEQANRSTTTSVSERKSELESLVTTIDLRTTDLDQRLSRFTGLLDESLSAAEERARDIARVVAETAGAGSAAISKQFEAVRMAAENERQQTVDAMNDLYQQSNAETDAMFRESTEKFSAMVTAMKQMASEMHSELEATRNELRRGVLEMPQEAAENTAQMRKVIVDQIEALAELNRIVAHHGRGLDVVSTSRASVRHEEPAVMAAAGGRADVRMRDSVRDNGNSASTLPPPDLGMASSRRTEAPSVSPAGPNNGDGWLSDLLNRSDAPPPAPQGRDAQQRPRPQAQPAANPLESLSLDIGRLMDRTLAAEMWDRYQRGENKAFSKRLYTPAGQKAFDEVARKYRADRGFKQTVDRYIAEFERLLDEVAREGRGQQELAGHLTSETGLVYTLLAHAAGRLG; encoded by the coding sequence ATGGCGAACACTCCCAAGAAGGTCAAAGATCCCACCGAAGTCGCGCTTTCTGCCATCCAGGAAGCCCTCAACATCAGCGAACAAGGCGCGGAGAACCGCAGCCCCCTCAACGACGGCGCCGCGCCGCCCAATCTGCCGCCGCCCGCTCCGGATTTTTCAGCCGCATCGTTCGATCAGCGCCCGAATACCGATCGTTCGGTGTTCGAGCAGATCGAGGAACCGCGCGCGCCGCGCCGCGCCGCCAATGATGATCGCGAGACCATCGGCCAGATGCTGCAGACCTTGCAGGGAGGGCGCGCCCGCAACGCCTTCACGCTGTTCTTCGTCTGCTCCGGTGCCTGGCTGCTCGGCGGCGTGATCCTCACCATCGCCTTCTGGCCGGCCCTGCAGGCTTCGATGGCCCAGGGCACCGGCGTGCTGGTGCTCGCGGGCCTCGCCGCGTTGTTCGCCGTTCCGATCCTGCTGTTCTACTATCTCGCCAGCCTCGCCGCGCACGGTCAGCGCATGCAGATGATCGCGCAATCGATGGCGCAGGTCGCGATGCGATTTTCCGAGCCGGAAAACGCCGCCGCCGATTCCATGGTGACGGTCGGCCAGGCGATCCGCCGCGAAGTCGCGGCGATGGGCGACGGCGTCGAACGCGCGATCGCGCGCGCCGGCGAACTCGAGACCCTGGTTGCCAACGAGGTGGCGGCGCTGGAGCGCGCCTATTCCGACAATGAAGTGCGCATCCGCGCGCTGCTGCAGGACATCGCCCACCAGCGCGACAATCTGGTCGGCCAGGCCGAGCAGGTGCGCAGCGCGATCTCCGGCGTGCAGATCGACCTGCGCCACGACATCGCGCTGATCTCGGACGCGATCGCCTCGCGCGTCGACGAGGTCGCCAAGAGCATCACCGGCGCGCTGGAAGAGCGCGGCCAGCACATCACGACCGCGCTGAGCCATGCCGGCGACAACATGATCCTCGCGCTCGGCGAGCGCGGCGGCGACCTGCTCGACCGCCTCGAGGAAGCCAGCGCCGAGACCACGCGCGCGGTGATGGACGCCTCCGAGCGGCTCACCACCAGCCTCAACTTCAAGACCGGCCACGTCCATGACGAGTTCGTCGATCTGGCCGATCGTGTCCACGAGATGCTGAACGAGCGTGTCGACCGTATCACCGGCGAGTTCGAGCAGCGTTCGTCCGCCATCGTCGACGGCATCTCCGATCGCACCGAGGAGGTCCACGACTCCCTGAAGAACTCCGCCGACTCGCTGCTGCTCGAGCTCGAACTGCGCAGCAACGACCTCGTCAGCAAGATCGACGACGCCGGCAACCGCCTCGCCGGCCAGATCATGACGTCCGGCGACCGCGCGAGCGAGGCGCTCGACGTCACCGTCAATTCGCTGGTCGCCAAGGTGGTGGGCCAGACCGAGACCGCGCACGACTCGCTGTCGCTGCAGATGAGCGCGTTCGACGACCTGGTGAAGAACCACGGCAGCGAGCTCGCCGAGAAATTCGCCCGCGACTCCGGCACGCTCGGCGCGCTGATCACCCGCCACATCTCGGAATTCGACCGCACCGTGAAGACCTTCGGCGGCGACATCGTCGAGCGCATGGGCCAGCGGACCCAGGACATCGCCGACAGCCTGAAGACCTATGTCGACACCTTCGACAATCGCGTCACCAGCAACAGCGGCGAGATCACCGCTTCGCTCGACCAGCGCCTGCTGCAGTTCGAGACCACGCTCGGCAGCCGCGTCACCAACCTCGACGCCTCGCTGACCGACAAGCTGTCGTCGTTCGACTCATCGCTCGCCACCAAGATCGGTTCGTTCGACGGCCGCCTGCAGTCGCTGGATGACGCGATCGACGGCCGCATGCGGACGCTCGAGGTCACCTTCGAGAGCCGCGCCAAGTCGGTCACCGACACCATCGACGGCCATCTCGGCACGCTCGCGACCCAGCTGACCGAAGGCGCCACCCAGGCGATCCACTCGATCGACTCGCGCCTCGGCCTGCTGACCACGACCCTGACCGAGGGCACCGTGCAGGCGATCGCCGCGGTCGACCATCGCATCAGCGGTGTCACCGAGACCATCGACGGCCACAGCAACCGTCTGGTCGACACCATCAACGGCCACAGCACCCGCCTCGCCGACACCATCAACGGTCACAACAGCCGACTCGTCGAGACCATCAGTGGCCATAGCTCGAACCTGACCGACACCATCTCGGCGCGCTTCGCCGACATCCAGCAGGGCATCGAGAGCAGCGTCGGCGTCATCGCCGGTGACATCGACACCCGTGTCGCGCAGTTCGAGGACCTGCTCGGCTCGCGCGTCGAGGCCGTCGCCGGCCGCATCGAGAGCAGCGGCCGCCAGGCGAGCGAGGACATGATGTCCCGCGCCGAGCTGCTGTCGTCGAGCATCAAGTCCCATGTCGAGGACGCCGAGCGCTCGCTGACCAACCTCGTGGTCAATACCAGCGAAACCATCCAGACCGGCGCGCGCACCGCGCAGCAGGCGCTGCTCAGCGTGTCCGCGGATGTCGGCAACCAGCTCAAGCAGAGCTCGGCCGAGGTCGAGAGCGTGCTGACCGCCGTCGGCACCAGCGCCGCCAACTCGATCCTCACCAGTGCCCGCGACGCCCAGGTGTCGCTGGTCTCCGCATCCGGCGACGTCGCCTCGCAGATCAAGTCGCTGTCGGAGGACGTCGAGCGCACGCTGCAGGCAGCCGGTAGCGCCACCGCAGCCTCGGTGCTGTCGGGCGCCCGCGACGCGCAGACCACGCTGGTCTCCGCCTCGATCGAAGCCGCAAGCCAGGTCAAGTCGCTCGCCAGCGACGTCGAGCAATCGCTGTCGATGGCCGGCTCCGCCGCCGCCGAAGCGATCATGACCGGTGCCCGCGAGGCCCAGACCACGCTGATCTCGACGTCGACCGACGTCACCGGCCAGGTCAAGTCGCTTGCCAGCGACGTCGAACGCTCGCTGTCGATGGCCGGTTCCGCGACCGCCGAAGCCGTCGTCGCCTCTGCCCGCGAGGCCCAGAGCATGCTGGCCGGTGCGTCGACCGAAGCCACCAACCTCGCCCGCACGCTCGCGGGTGACATCCAGCACTCGCTCTCGACCGCCGGCTCCGGCACTGCGGAAGCCATCGTCGCCTCCGCCCGCGAGGCCCAGAGCACGCTGGCCGCCGCGTCGACCGACGCTACCAACGTCGTCCGCACGCTCGCGGCCGACATCCAGCACTCGCTCTCGACCGCCGGTAGCGCCACCGCGGAATCCATCGTCGCCTCCGCCCGCGAGGCCCAGAGCACGCTGGCCGGCGCGTCGACCGACGCCACCAATCTGGTCCGCACCCTGGCGGCCGACATCGAGCGCTCGCTGTCGATGGCCGGCTCCGCCACCGCGGAAGCCGTCGTCGCCTCCGCCCGCGAGGCCCAGAGCACGCTGGCCGGCGCATCCACCGAAGCCGCCGATCTGGTTCGCAGCCTGGCGGCCGACATGGAGCGCTCGCTGTCGATGGCCGGCTCCGCCACCGCGGAATCGATCACATCAGGCGCGCGCGAAGCCCAGAGCATGCTGGTCAACGCATCGACCGAGTCCGCGACGAAGGTGACGGCGCTCGCCGCCGACATCCAGCGCGCGCTGTCGATGGCCGGTTCCGGCACAATCGAGGTGCTGACGGCCGGCGCCCGCGAGGCGCAGAACACCCTCGTCACGGCGTCGACGGAAGCAGCCAACCACGTCAAGTCGCTGGCAGCCGATGTCGAGCGCACGCTGACCTCGGTCGGCACCAACACCGCCCAGACGATCCTCGGCAGTGCCCGCGATGCCCAGACCTCGTTCGTGTCGACCTCCAGCGAGGCCGCAAGCCAGATGCGCGCGATCTCGGTCGAGATCGAGCGCTCGCTGACCGCGGCCAGCGCGGAGACCGCACAGGCCATCCTGGGCAGCGCCCGCGAGGCCCAGAGCTCGTTTGCGGCGACCTCCGCCGATGCCGCCGCCCAGATCCGCACGCTCTCGACAGATATCGAGCGCGCGCTGGGTTCGGTCACGGCCAAGACCACCGACAACATCCAGACCTCTGCGCAGAACGCACAGGCCGCGCTGATCAACATGTCCAACGAGGTCTCGACCAAGGTCAAGACGACCTCCGCCGACATCGAACGCTCGGTGCTGTCGGCTTCCAGCGCATTCGGCTCGGCGATGACCGGCAAGACCGACGAGATCGTCACCTATGTGCAGCAGCAGACCGAGCGGCTGTCGCAGATGGTCGACGGCCGCCGCGGCTCGCTGGTCGAGGCGCTGACCGCCAAGACCACGCAGCTGTCGAACGACATGGATCGCGCCACCGCGGATGCGCTGAAGGCGATCGAAACCCGCGGCCTCGCCTTCTCGCAGTCGATGGCGGCGCATGGCGGCGATGTCGCGCGCAACATCACCTCGGCCGGCGACCAGGCGACCGGTGCGGTGGCGAAGTCGCTCAAGGAGCTCGAGCAGGCCTCGCGCGCGGCGATCGACCAGTCGCGCCAGGTCTCGATCTCGGCCGTCACGGAGATGCAGGAGACCAGCAAGATCCTGCGCACCGACACGGTCGCGCTGTTCGAGCGGCTGCGCGAGGGCAACATCCTGCTGCAGGAAGTGTTGACCGGCGCCCACGACAACCTCAACTCGCTCGAGCGCGCGCTGGTGACCCGCGTGGCCGACTTCGTGTCCGCCATGAACGACGTCACCTCGCGCAACGGCGTGGCCACCCAGACGCTGGAAGACCAGCTCTCGGTGTTCAACAGCAAGACCGGCAAGGCGCTGGAGGATCTCGGCGCGCTGTCGAGCCAGTTCGAGACCCATGGCAAGGCGCTGATCGAGGCGGCTGCCGTGGTCGAGCAGGCCAACCGCTCGACGACGACCTCCGTCAGCGAGCGCAAGTCGGAGCTGGAATCGCTGGTCACGACCATCGACCTGCGCACCACCGATCTCGACCAGCGGCTGTCGCGCTTCACCGGGCTGCTCGATGAATCGCTCAGCGCGGCCGAGGAACGCGCCCGCGACATCGCGCGTGTGGTGGCGGAGACCGCAGGCGCAGGTTCGGCTGCGATCAGCAAGCAGTTCGAGGCGGTGCGCATGGCCGCCGAGAACGAGCGTCAGCAGACCGTCGACGCCATGAACGACCTCTACCAGCAGAGCAACGCCGAGACCGATGCGATGTTCAGGGAATCGACGGAGAAGTTCTCCGCGATGGTCACGGCGATGAAGCAGATGGCGAGCGAGATGCACAGCGAGCTCGAAGCCACCCGCAACGAGCTGCGCCGCGGCGTTCTCGAAATGCCGCAGGAGGCCGCCGAGAACACCGCGCAGATGCGCAAGGTGATCGTCGACCAGATCGAGGCGCTGGCCGAGCTGAACCGCATCGTCGCCCATCACGGCCGCGGGCTCGACGTGGTCTCGACCAGCCGCGCCAGCGTCCGCCACGAGGAGCCGGCGGTGATGGCTGCCGCCGGCGGCCGCGCCGACGTGCGGATGCGCGACAGCGTGCGGGACAACGGTAACAGCGCCTCGACGCTGCCGCCGCCGGATCTCGGCATGGCATCCTCGCGCCGCACCGAGGCCCCGTCAGTCAGCCCGGCCGGTCCCAACAACGGCGACGGCTGGCTGTCCGACCTGCTCAACCGCAGCGACGCGCCGCCGCCTGCCCCGCAGGGCCGCGACGCCCAGCAGCGCCCGCGTCCGCAAGCGCAGCCGGCCGCCAATCCGCTGGAGTCGCTGTCGCTCGACATCGGCCGGCTGATGGACCGCACCCTCGCCGCCGAGATGTGGGATCGCTACCAGCGCGGCGAGAACAAGGCGTTCTCCAAGCGCCTCTACACGCCGGCCGGCCAGAAGGCCTTCGACGAGGTGGCCCGCAAGTACCGCGCCGACCGCGGCTTCAAGCAGACGGTCGACCGCTACATCGCGGAGTTCGAGCGCCTGCTCGACGAAGTCGCCCGCGAAGGCCGCGGCCAGCAGGAGCTGGCTGGCCACCTGACCTCGGAGACCGGGCTGGTCTACACCCTGCTCGCCCACGCCGCGGGACGGCTGGGGTGA
- the dgcA gene encoding N-acetyl-D-Glu racemase DgcA: MTSSPSEAISLSVGIERWPIAGSFTISRGAKTEAVVVVAEVSQGGLIGRGECVPYPRYGETPEATLQAIQAMREPLAGGMDRIALQTRMPAGAARNALDCALADLEAKRAGQRIWNLLGRPAPERRTTAYTISLGTPEAMAEATAMAAHRALLKIKLGGDGDAARIAAVRKAAPASELIVDANEAWTEANLAANLAACADAGVTLIEQPLPAGKDEALAQIKRPVAVCADESVHDRASLEGLRGRYDAVNIKLDKTGGLTEALAMADAASALGFEIMIGCMVATSLAMAPAMLIAQAARFVDLDGPLLLARDRDNGLRYEGSLVYPPDAALWG; the protein is encoded by the coding sequence ATGACTTCCAGCCCATCCGAAGCGATTTCCCTGAGCGTTGGGATCGAGCGCTGGCCGATCGCCGGGAGCTTCACGATCAGCCGCGGCGCCAAGACCGAGGCCGTCGTCGTGGTGGCCGAGGTGAGCCAGGGCGGCCTGATCGGCCGCGGCGAATGCGTACCCTACCCGCGCTACGGCGAAACGCCCGAAGCGACGCTGCAGGCGATCCAGGCGATGCGGGAGCCGCTCGCCGGCGGCATGGACCGGATCGCCCTGCAAACCCGGATGCCCGCCGGCGCCGCCCGCAATGCGCTGGATTGCGCGCTGGCGGACCTCGAGGCCAAACGCGCCGGTCAGCGCATCTGGAACCTGCTCGGCCGGCCCGCGCCGGAGCGGCGCACCACCGCCTATACGATCTCGCTCGGGACACCAGAGGCGATGGCGGAGGCCACCGCCATGGCCGCGCATCGCGCGCTGCTCAAGATCAAGCTCGGCGGCGATGGCGACGCGGCGCGTATCGCCGCCGTGCGCAAGGCCGCGCCGGCCTCCGAACTAATCGTCGACGCCAATGAAGCCTGGACCGAGGCCAACCTCGCCGCCAATCTCGCGGCCTGCGCCGATGCCGGCGTCACGCTGATCGAGCAGCCGCTGCCGGCGGGCAAGGACGAGGCGCTGGCGCAGATCAAGCGCCCGGTCGCGGTCTGCGCCGACGAAAGCGTGCACGACCGCGCCTCGCTCGAAGGCCTGCGCGGCCGCTATGACGCCGTCAACATCAAGCTCGACAAGACCGGCGGGCTGACCGAGGCACTCGCGATGGCGGACGCCGCAAGCGCGCTCGGCTTCGAGATCATGATCGGCTGCATGGTCGCGACCTCGCTCGCGATGGCGCCGGCGATGCTGATCGCGCAAGCCGCGCGCTTCGTCGATCTCGACGGCCCGCTGTTGCTGGCCAGGGACCGCGACAATGGCCTGCGCTACGAGGGCAGCCTGGTCTATCCGCCGGATGCCGCGCTCTGGGGATGA
- a CDS encoding ABC transporter permease produces the protein MTGDPTLERIAQGEGLALCAAGNWTARFAPALERIVSDAEKLRGSRPHIFIDVSQVASLDTFGAWLIERLRRSLSDASAEAEIAGLSANYSSLVDEVRRVGPAPRVVNDRLSVTGMLEQIGRTVAGVGGTIIGLIDMLGAVLAAAGKVLIHPRSFRLTSTVHHLEQVCWRAVPIVVLITFLIGCIISQQGIFHFRRFGADIFVVDMLGVLVLREIGVLLVAIMVAGRSGSAYTAELGSMKMREEIDALRTMGFDPIEVLILPRMLALVLALPILAFLGAMAALYGGGLVAWLYGGVDPEAFLLRLRDAISIDHFIVGMVKAPVMAAVIGIVACVEGLAVQGSAESLGQHTTASVVKGIFFVIVMDGVFAIFFASIGM, from the coding sequence GTGACCGGCGACCCGACACTGGAGCGGATAGCCCAAGGCGAAGGACTGGCGTTGTGCGCGGCGGGCAATTGGACGGCCCGCTTTGCGCCCGCGCTCGAGCGCATCGTCTCCGACGCGGAAAAGTTGCGCGGCAGCCGGCCCCACATCTTCATCGACGTGTCGCAGGTCGCAAGCCTCGACACGTTCGGTGCCTGGCTGATCGAGCGGCTGCGCCGCAGCCTCAGCGATGCCAGCGCCGAAGCGGAGATCGCGGGCCTCTCGGCCAATTATTCCAGCCTGGTCGACGAGGTCCGCCGTGTCGGCCCTGCGCCGAGGGTCGTGAACGACCGGCTGTCGGTCACCGGCATGCTCGAGCAGATCGGCCGCACCGTGGCCGGGGTCGGCGGCACGATCATCGGCCTCATCGACATGCTCGGCGCGGTGCTGGCCGCGGCCGGCAAGGTGCTGATCCATCCGCGCAGCTTCCGCCTGACCTCGACGGTGCATCACCTCGAGCAGGTGTGCTGGCGTGCTGTGCCGATCGTGGTGCTGATCACCTTCCTGATCGGCTGCATCATCTCGCAGCAGGGCATCTTCCATTTCCGCAGGTTCGGCGCCGACATCTTCGTGGTCGACATGCTGGGCGTGCTGGTGCTGCGCGAGATCGGCGTGCTGCTGGTCGCGATCATGGTCGCGGGTCGTTCCGGCTCGGCCTATACCGCCGAGCTCGGCTCGATGAAGATGCGCGAGGAGATCGATGCGCTGCGCACCATGGGCTTCGATCCGATCGAGGTCCTGATCCTGCCGCGCATGCTGGCGCTGGTGCTGGCGCTGCCGATCCTGGCCTTTCTCGGCGCGATGGCCGCGCTCTATGGCGGCGGCCTGGTGGCCTGGCTCTATGGTGGCGTCGATCCGGAGGCCTTCCTGCTCCGCCTTCGTGATGCCATATCGATCGACCATTTCATCGTCGGCATGGTCAAGGCGCCGGTGATGGCCGCGGTGATCGGCATCGTCGCCTGCGTCGAAGGGCTGGCGGTACAGGGCTCGGCGGAGTCGCTCGGCCAGCACACCACCGCGTCGGTGGTGAAAGGGATATTCTTCGTGATCGTGATGGACGGCGTGTTCGCGATCTTCTTCGCCTCGATCGGGATGTGA
- a CDS encoding ABC transporter ATP-binding protein, translating into MAEQDDAIIRVRDITVQFGKTRVLDGLDLDVKRGEILGFVGPSGAGKSVLTRTIIGLVPKVSGRIEVFGVDLDAANSSQRRAVERRWGILFQQGALFSSLTVRQNIQFPAREYLRVSQRLLDEIMVAKLVMVGLKPEVADRYPSELSGGMIKRVALARALALDPELVFLDEPTSGLDPIGAGEFDELVRTLQRTLGLTVFMVTHDLDSLYTACDRIAVLGNGKIIAAGSIADMKASQHPWLQQYFNGKRARAVVA; encoded by the coding sequence ATGGCCGAGCAAGACGACGCCATCATCCGGGTCCGCGACATCACCGTGCAGTTCGGCAAGACGCGCGTGCTCGACGGCCTCGACCTCGACGTCAAGCGCGGCGAGATCCTCGGCTTCGTCGGCCCGTCGGGCGCCGGCAAGTCGGTGCTGACGCGCACCATCATTGGCCTGGTGCCGAAAGTCTCCGGCCGCATCGAAGTGTTCGGCGTCGATCTCGATGCCGCGAATTCGTCGCAGCGCCGCGCCGTCGAGCGGCGCTGGGGCATCCTGTTCCAGCAGGGCGCGCTGTTCTCCTCGCTCACGGTGCGCCAGAACATCCAGTTTCCGGCGCGCGAATATCTGCGCGTCTCGCAGCGGCTGCTCGACGAGATCATGGTGGCGAAGCTGGTGATGGTCGGGCTGAAGCCCGAGGTCGCCGATCGCTACCCGTCGGAACTGTCCGGCGGCATGATCAAGCGTGTCGCGCTGGCGCGCGCACTCGCGCTCGATCCGGAGCTGGTGTTTCTCGACGAGCCGACCTCGGGCCTCGATCCGATCGGCGCCGGCGAGTTCGACGAGCTGGTGCGCACCCTGCAGCGCACTTTGGGGCTGACCGTTTTCATGGTAACCCACGATCTCGATAGTCTATACACCGCATGCGACCGGATCGCCGTTTTAGGGAACGGTAAGATCATTGCTGCAGGATCGATCGCCGACATGAAGGCATCGCAGCATCCATGGCTGCAGCAATATTTCAACGGCAAGCGCGCCCGTGCCGTTGTGGCCTAG